A stretch of the Argentina anserina chromosome 6, drPotAnse1.1, whole genome shotgun sequence genome encodes the following:
- the LOC126797945 gene encoding trihelix transcription factor GTL2, with the protein MFDGVPADQLHQFIAASRTSLPLPLPNIPLSSFPNLQPFDHHHPSSYNIINPPPPPQELVQLQPPPHNQLLHPSVVLHRRENDQEKQGNSAAMVLPSSNLEIEQQRTASMPAALPGDPWSNDELLALLRIRSTMENWFPEFTWEHVSRKLAEVGFKRSAEKCKEKFEEESRYFNNINFNKNFRFLSELEQLYQPPVEPPRNPAEDQPEKINTQQELVEVEKPSEELGDDKGQPASDPQESPSNDQTVSEKEVEVVRAKSNNKKRKRQRRFEMLKGFCEDIVHKLMAQQEEIHSKLLEDMVRRDEEKLAKEEAWKKQEMDRMNKELETMAHEQAVSGDRQAIIIQFLKKFSSSASTSSSTSPSNGQKETDQEPITSSAMVPSASNVHKSTITTPTSFHTQNIPRTPTSVTEAIAPQSPSSSTLSINPKLPISSPPPENPSSYHLKTQNPSSNDKAQDLGKRWPRDEVLALINLRCSLFNNADQQDKDKDGGVVKAPLWERISQGMSELGYKRNAKRCKEKWENINKYFRKTKDVNKKRSLDSRTCPYFHQLSTLYNQGILVPPSDHQAARPEKRSPEKQSSVAEGEKINMVAAAFEFEF; encoded by the exons ATGTTCGATGGAGTCCCAGCTGACCAGTTGCACCAATTCATAGCAGCCTCAAGAACTTCACTTCCTCTCCCTCTTCCCAACATCCCCCTCTCTTCCTTCCCTAATCTCCAACCCTTCGATCATCACCACCCCAGTAGTTACAACATCATCAACCCTCCTCCTCCCCCTCAAGAACTTGTGCAGCTTCAGCCACCTCCTCACAATCAGCTTCTGCATCCGTCTGTAGTACTGCACCGCCGAGAAAATGATCAAGAGAAGCAAGGAAACAGTGCCGCCATGGTCTTGCCCTCATCGAATTTGGAGATCGAACAACAGAGAACCGCATCGATGCCAGCGGCGTTGCCTGGAGATCCCTGGAGTAACGATGAGCTGCTTGCACTGCTGCGGATCAGATCTACCATGGAGAATTGGTTCCCTGAGTTCACTTGGGAGCATGTATCAAG GAAGCTTGCAGAGGTAGGCTTTAAAAGGAGTGCAGAGAAGTGCAAGGAGAAGTTTGAAGAGGAAAGCAGGTACTTCAACAACATCAACTTCAACAAGAACTTCAGGTTTCTCAGTGAGCTCGAGCAGCTCTATCAACCACCGGTTGAGCCACCTCGGAACCCGGCTGAAGATCAACCAGAAAAGATCAATACCCAACAAGAATTAGTAGAAGTTGAAAAGCCAAGTGAAGAACTAGGAGACGATAAAGGCCAACCAGCTTCGGATCCTCAAGAGTCACCAAGCAATGATCAAACAGTTAGCGAGAAAGAGGTGGAAGTTGTTAGAGCAAAGAGCAAcaacaagaagaggaagaggcaAAGGAGATTCGAAATGCTGAAAGGTTTCTGCGAGGACATTGTGCACAAGCTGATGGCTCAGCAAGAAGAGATTCACAGTAAGCTACTTGAAGACATGGTGAGGAGAGATGAAGAGAAGCTTGCGAAGGAAGAAGCTTGGAAGAAGCAAGAGATGGATAGGATGAACAAGGAGCTTGAAACTATGGCACATGAGCAAGCTGTTTCTGGTGATAGACAAGCTATAATCATTCAGTTCTTGAAGAAATTCTCTTCATCAGCTAGTACTAGTAGTAGTACTAGCCCTAGTAATGGCCAAAAGGAAACCGATCAAGAACCAATTACATCATCTGCAATGGTCCCATCTGCAAGCAATGTTCACAAGTCTACTATTACTACTCCTACTTCTTTCCACACCCAAAATATTCCACGCACTCCCACTTCGGTGACTGAAGCCATTGCACCCCAAAGCCCTAGTTCAAGCACTCTAAGCATCAATCCAAAACTGCCCATTTCCTCTCCACCTCCTGAAAACCCTAGCTCCTATCAtctcaaaacccaaaaccctagcTCCAACGACAAAGCGCAAGACCTCGGAAAGAGGTGGCCGAGAGATGAAGTCTTGGCTCTGATCAACCTCCGGTGCAGTCTCTTCAACAATGCCGATCAACAAGACAAGGATAAAGATGGAGGAGTCGTCAAGGCTCCACTATGGGAGAGAATCTCACAAGGAATGTCGGAGTTGGGTTACAAGAGAAACGCCAAGAGGTGTAAAGAGAAATGGGAGAACATCAATAAGTACTTCAGGAAAACAAAGGATGTGAACAAGAAGAGGTCGCTTGACTCGAGGACTTGCCCTTATTTCCATCAACTAAGCACTTTGTACAACCAAGGCATACTCGTACCGCCTTCCGATCACCAAGCTGCACGGCCGGAGAAGCGCTCGCCTGAGAAACAGTCTTCTGTTGCTGAAGGTGAGAAAATCAATATGGTAGCGGCAGCTTTTGAGTTTGAATTCTGA